From one Trueperella pyogenes genomic stretch:
- a CDS encoding PP2C family protein-serine/threonine phosphatase, whose translation MTISFHYAAASDVGLIRKSNQDAGYASTNLLVLADGMGGAAGGDIASSVVVAHLAEIDDVPAAEELLPLLTATLEDAHADLIARSAQKTSLAGLGTTCIAILRSSNKLGMVHIGDSRAYLLRSGTLTQITHDHTLVQYLVDKGEITPEEAEHHPKRNVIMRNIGDTPEPLEIDKSIREAIVGDRWLLCSDGLFGVVSKERIEQTLREYVDLNACAGRLVDLALAAGAPDNVTVVLADVVVNDVSPAPPIIVGSAAVDAHKPTRGTTSAAGKLAAWRPRSEDYDDDVVERRSPWARIAAALAMFAVVGGGLGGGYAWSQTQYYVTHAGGKVAIFQGVPQTVGPLHLSHLYETTDVEVSSLKAVAQARISEPITRSSLAEARQVVADLAAQVRPPAPEHEPPTPDQTPSVFPTTGPRPTDAPSEVPIPQPSAASEEAN comes from the coding sequence GTGACTATCTCTTTTCACTATGCAGCGGCCTCTGACGTCGGCCTGATTCGGAAGTCGAATCAGGATGCCGGTTATGCTTCTACAAATCTCCTCGTGCTTGCTGACGGCATGGGCGGGGCCGCCGGTGGAGATATTGCCTCGTCAGTGGTGGTTGCTCATTTGGCTGAGATCGACGACGTCCCCGCCGCCGAGGAGCTCCTTCCCCTGCTGACTGCCACTTTGGAGGACGCGCACGCAGACCTCATCGCGCGTTCAGCGCAGAAAACTTCTCTCGCCGGCCTTGGCACCACATGCATTGCGATCCTTCGCTCCTCGAACAAGCTCGGCATGGTCCATATTGGCGATTCGCGCGCCTACTTGTTGCGCTCTGGCACGCTCACCCAGATCACCCACGATCACACGCTGGTCCAGTACCTCGTGGACAAGGGCGAGATTACGCCGGAGGAGGCCGAGCACCATCCCAAGCGCAATGTCATCATGCGCAATATCGGTGATACCCCGGAGCCACTCGAGATTGATAAGTCGATCCGCGAGGCGATCGTCGGTGATCGGTGGCTTTTGTGCTCGGATGGCTTGTTCGGCGTCGTGTCCAAGGAACGCATTGAACAGACGCTGCGGGAGTACGTGGATCTGAACGCGTGTGCGGGGCGCCTCGTCGATCTCGCGCTGGCTGCGGGGGCGCCAGACAACGTGACGGTGGTGCTGGCAGACGTCGTCGTCAATGATGTGTCCCCGGCTCCTCCCATCATCGTCGGCTCCGCCGCGGTCGATGCTCATAAGCCCACTCGTGGCACGACGTCGGCGGCGGGTAAGCTCGCGGCGTGGCGTCCGCGTTCGGAGGATTATGATGACGACGTCGTGGAGCGGCGCAGCCCGTGGGCGCGGATTGCGGCTGCTTTGGCGATGTTCGCCGTTGTGGGCGGCGGCCTCGGCGGTGGCTATGCGTGGAGCCAGACCCAGTACTACGTGACGCACGCCGGCGGGAAGGTGGCTATCTTCCAGGGCGTGCCGCAGACGGTTGGCCCGCTGCACCTCTCGCATCTGTATGAGACCACTGACGTCGAGGTATCCTCGCTAAAGGCTGTCGCACAAGCGCGCATCTCCGAGCCCATCACCCGCAGCTCGCTTGCTGAAGCGCGGCAGGTAGTTGCGGATCTTGCGGCCCAGGTTCGCCCGCCTGCACCCGAGCATGAGCCGCCTACCCCAGACCAGACGCCGTCCGTCTTCCCGACGACGGGCCCAAGGCCCACGGACGCGCCTTCTGAAGTCCCTATTCCGCAGCCCTCCGCAGCGAGTGAGGAGGCCAATTGA
- a CDS encoding FtsW/RodA/SpoVE family cell cycle protein: MTQKVARTGRLPELVLLVLALGACLLAWITVHHSVSVDDASPLPQNFWMVTAVAGVLILVAHLVIRWQVPWADPVFFPVAVLLTGLGLVMIHRIDYVLIAKGRTAQVDGQLKLAAVGVVLMVVTVLILRNHRALRRVTYISLACGTILLLLPMVPGLGVAFHGARIWIRVFGFSYQPAELAKIFFAIFFAGYLVSQRDNLALAGKKVLGIQLPRARHFGPLLVGWVGCMGILALEKDFGTALLFFGLFVAMLWVATERVSWLIIGGILTTAGVYVLVQLMPHIQARFHIWLHALDPDVYSAKYGSGQIVQGWFGMASGGLLGTGLGRGYSGNTFAANSDLIIASFGEEIGLIGLLAIYCIYLLLVQRALKTALDLRDGFGKLLASGLGFAIGLQCFIVAGGVTGVIPLTGLATPFLALGGSALLTNWIIIGLLIRMSDAARRPAVPASTPLPTIESPEESDWSAGDVAPGADDTANTEPQPVASAADRYPTEVVR, encoded by the coding sequence GTGACGCAAAAAGTAGCCCGCACGGGTCGGCTACCTGAGCTTGTCCTCCTCGTTCTCGCGCTGGGCGCCTGCCTTCTTGCGTGGATCACCGTTCACCACAGCGTGAGCGTGGATGATGCCTCCCCGCTTCCGCAGAATTTCTGGATGGTCACGGCGGTAGCTGGCGTGCTCATCCTCGTCGCCCACCTCGTCATCCGTTGGCAGGTGCCGTGGGCGGATCCCGTCTTCTTCCCCGTTGCCGTGTTGCTCACCGGTCTCGGTTTGGTGATGATTCACCGCATCGATTATGTGTTGATCGCAAAAGGTCGCACTGCCCAAGTCGATGGGCAGTTGAAGCTGGCGGCCGTCGGCGTCGTTTTAATGGTGGTGACCGTGCTCATCTTGCGCAACCACCGGGCACTGCGCCGCGTGACCTACATTTCTCTCGCGTGTGGCACAATCCTCCTGCTCCTGCCGATGGTTCCTGGGCTTGGGGTCGCTTTTCATGGCGCCCGGATTTGGATCCGCGTCTTTGGTTTTTCCTATCAGCCTGCGGAGCTGGCGAAAATCTTCTTCGCCATCTTCTTTGCTGGCTACCTCGTCAGCCAAAGAGACAACCTCGCCCTGGCCGGCAAAAAGGTGCTTGGTATTCAGCTGCCGCGCGCGCGCCACTTCGGCCCGCTGCTCGTGGGCTGGGTGGGGTGCATGGGCATTCTCGCCCTCGAAAAAGATTTCGGAACCGCACTCCTTTTCTTCGGCTTGTTCGTGGCGATGCTGTGGGTTGCCACTGAGCGCGTGTCGTGGCTGATTATCGGCGGTATCCTGACGACGGCGGGGGTCTACGTCCTCGTCCAACTCATGCCACACATCCAGGCACGCTTCCATATTTGGCTTCACGCGCTCGACCCCGACGTCTACTCGGCGAAATACGGCTCGGGGCAGATCGTCCAGGGCTGGTTTGGCATGGCCTCCGGCGGCCTGCTGGGAACCGGCCTCGGCCGTGGCTATTCAGGCAACACGTTCGCCGCAAATTCTGACCTCATCATCGCCTCCTTTGGTGAAGAAATCGGTCTCATTGGCCTACTGGCCATCTATTGCATCTACCTTCTACTTGTGCAGCGCGCCTTAAAAACCGCACTCGATCTGCGCGACGGTTTCGGCAAACTTCTCGCCTCTGGTCTGGGTTTCGCGATCGGCCTGCAGTGCTTCATCGTCGCGGGCGGCGTCACGGGCGTGATCCCATTGACTGGACTGGCCACCCCGTTCCTCGCCCTGGGCGGATCGGCACTGCTGACCAACTGGATTATCATCGGCCTGCTCATCCGCATGTCCGACGCCGCCCGCAGGCCCGCCGTCCCCGCCTCCACACCGCTGCCCACCATAGAATCGCCTGAAGAATCAGATTGGTCTGCTGGTGATGTCGCGCCCGGCGCTGACGACACGGCAAACACCGAGCCGCAGCCGGTCGCGAGCGCAGCCGACCGCTACCCCACGGAGGTGGTGCGATGA
- a CDS encoding peptidoglycan D,D-transpeptidase FtsI family protein codes for MNPPLRKLTVVVIIMFLALMVAATSLQYVRAPALNADARNVRTLYREYGVNRGPIIVAGEPITGSEPIDSPFKYLRTYLKHELYAPVTGYFSVIHNSITGIERAENGVLGGSADQLATQRLQEILTNADPKGGGVSLTIHPAAQQAAWDALGDRQGAVVAIEPATGKILALVSKPSYDPNAIAAHIRADATAAWERYNADPGKPLLNRAVGDDLYAPGSVFKLITAAAMIENGSTADTVVEAPRTFSPPGTSHEIFNPLRRQCGDGSGQVPLRVAFTQSCNTAFAIGGIKLGADKMRQTAQAFGFDRELSVPLRVRPSRFPKPQDDAALAMDSFGQRDILASPMQMAMVVSAIANNGRLMTPYLVDQTFTADLGVLSTTKPSEFSTPISANTAAEMRKMMIDVVNKGTGAYAALSHVQVAGKSGSAEVAANVEPHAWFAAFDATDKPRVAVAALVINGGDGGQQAGPVARAVINAVVGQ; via the coding sequence ATGAATCCGCCACTACGCAAACTCACAGTCGTCGTCATCATCATGTTCCTCGCCCTCATGGTGGCTGCGACGTCGCTGCAGTATGTCCGCGCCCCCGCTCTGAATGCCGACGCGCGCAACGTCCGCACGCTCTACCGCGAGTATGGAGTCAACCGTGGCCCGATCATCGTGGCAGGCGAGCCAATTACCGGGTCCGAGCCGATTGACTCCCCCTTCAAATACCTGCGCACCTATCTCAAGCACGAGCTCTACGCCCCGGTGACGGGCTATTTCTCCGTCATCCACAATTCGATCACGGGTATAGAGCGGGCGGAAAATGGCGTGCTTGGCGGCAGTGCCGACCAGCTGGCCACTCAGCGGCTGCAGGAGATACTGACCAACGCCGATCCTAAGGGCGGCGGTGTTTCTCTTACCATCCATCCAGCTGCACAGCAGGCTGCGTGGGATGCGCTCGGCGATCGCCAGGGCGCCGTCGTCGCCATCGAGCCGGCCACCGGTAAGATCCTTGCCCTGGTCTCCAAGCCTTCGTACGATCCCAACGCAATCGCCGCTCACATCCGGGCGGACGCTACTGCAGCGTGGGAGCGCTACAACGCCGATCCGGGCAAACCCCTGCTCAACCGCGCCGTAGGGGACGATCTGTACGCCCCCGGCTCCGTGTTCAAGCTGATCACGGCCGCGGCGATGATCGAAAACGGTTCGACGGCAGACACAGTGGTCGAAGCACCGCGCACGTTCTCACCACCGGGCACCAGCCACGAAATCTTCAACCCGCTGCGTCGCCAATGCGGCGACGGCTCCGGGCAGGTGCCTTTGCGCGTGGCCTTCACTCAGTCGTGTAACACGGCCTTCGCGATAGGCGGCATTAAGCTCGGCGCCGACAAGATGCGCCAAACCGCGCAAGCCTTCGGGTTTGACCGCGAACTCTCCGTGCCACTTCGCGTGCGCCCCTCGCGCTTCCCTAAGCCGCAAGACGACGCCGCACTCGCCATGGATTCCTTCGGCCAACGCGATATCCTCGCCTCACCCATGCAGATGGCCATGGTCGTCTCCGCGATCGCCAATAACGGCCGACTCATGACGCCCTACCTCGTCGACCAGACCTTCACCGCCGACCTCGGCGTTCTCTCCACCACCAAGCCCAGCGAGTTTTCCACACCCATCTCGGCTAACACTGCCGCCGAAATGCGAAAGATGATGATCGACGTCGTCAATAAGGGAACCGGCGCCTACGCCGCACTCAGTCACGTGCAGGTGGCAGGCAAATCCGGCTCGGCCGAAGTGGCAGCCAACGTCGAACCACACGCCTGGTTCGCCGCTTTTGACGCGACAGATAAGCCGCGAGTCGCCGTCGCAGCCCTCGTCATCAACGGCGGCGACGGCGGCCAACAAGCTGGACCCGTAGCCCGAGCTGTCATCAACGCGGTGGTCGGACAATGA
- the pknB gene encoding Stk1 family PASTA domain-containing Ser/Thr kinase: protein MADVPRILGDRYEVGDLIGRGGMAQVHLGYDTRLSRTVAVKVLRTDHAQDPTFIARFRREAQSAAALNHPSIVAVYDTGEETVTSEAGRTLSLPYIVMEYVKGRTVSQLLSNGDALPIEEAVQIVVGILSALEYSHREGIVHRDIKPGNIMLTPDGKVKVMDFGIARAIADSSATMTQTNSVVGTAQYLSPEQARGEVVDARSDLYSTGCVLFELLTGQPPFRGDSAVAVAYQHVSQLPPAPTSIAPDIPEALDRVVTKSLAKRREDRYQSAAQMRADLLAAIRGGEVNAPAVGSWQTQIISSSTQIAPAPTPGPRVAASPTTTQTSLPAVEENKHNRLFIILGSILILLAALGIGYAFFMANSSPGEEKTTIAKTTVPDLTGMDEARVRAALEERNLVLNIGDPVEDNKIPAGIYVSSSPSIASSVDEGSTVTVHFSSGVGTIQIPNVANGVYTQEQAKKVLEEAGLKVGRVDTTDAPGLAKDIVSSTTPKAGTSVNRGSTVNLVVATGDVILKDVRGMNIKEAERVLTEELRIQSISITEMETSQEAAGTVLSMNPVAGKVPYNQRVELVIAKAPTPVFTPEPPPEPTPAPTTPSPTPSVRP, encoded by the coding sequence ATGGCTGACGTACCCCGAATCCTAGGCGACCGCTACGAGGTTGGAGATCTCATCGGTCGCGGAGGTATGGCTCAGGTACATCTGGGTTACGACACGCGTCTTTCGCGGACGGTTGCCGTCAAAGTACTTCGTACCGATCACGCACAAGATCCCACATTCATCGCCCGCTTCCGCCGCGAGGCACAGTCCGCCGCCGCGCTCAACCACCCCTCGATCGTGGCCGTGTATGACACGGGCGAGGAGACCGTCACTTCTGAGGCCGGGCGCACCCTTTCGCTGCCCTACATCGTCATGGAATACGTCAAGGGTCGCACCGTCTCGCAACTGTTGAGCAACGGCGACGCCCTGCCGATCGAGGAAGCCGTGCAGATCGTCGTCGGCATCCTGTCCGCCCTCGAATACTCACACCGAGAAGGCATTGTCCATAGAGACATCAAGCCGGGCAACATCATGCTGACCCCAGACGGCAAGGTCAAAGTCATGGATTTTGGCATTGCCCGGGCAATCGCGGACTCCTCAGCCACAATGACGCAGACAAACTCCGTGGTCGGCACCGCGCAGTACCTATCTCCTGAGCAGGCGCGCGGCGAAGTGGTCGATGCCCGCTCTGACCTGTACTCCACAGGATGCGTGCTCTTCGAGCTCCTGACCGGCCAGCCGCCCTTCCGCGGCGATTCAGCCGTGGCGGTCGCCTATCAACACGTTTCGCAACTGCCCCCTGCGCCGACGTCGATCGCCCCGGATATCCCCGAGGCGCTAGATCGCGTCGTCACGAAGTCGCTGGCCAAACGCCGCGAGGATCGCTATCAGAGCGCTGCACAGATGCGCGCCGACCTGCTCGCCGCCATTCGCGGCGGCGAGGTCAACGCCCCCGCCGTGGGCTCTTGGCAAACGCAGATCATTTCGTCCAGCACACAGATTGCACCGGCTCCGACGCCGGGGCCGCGCGTTGCGGCGTCGCCCACGACCACCCAGACCTCTCTGCCCGCAGTTGAAGAGAACAAACACAATCGACTCTTCATCATCCTCGGCTCTATTCTGATCCTTCTCGCCGCCCTCGGCATCGGATATGCCTTCTTCATGGCCAACAGCTCTCCTGGCGAGGAAAAAACGACGATCGCCAAAACCACTGTCCCGGACCTGACCGGAATGGATGAAGCTCGGGTACGGGCGGCGCTCGAAGAACGAAACCTCGTTCTCAACATTGGCGACCCGGTAGAAGATAACAAGATTCCCGCCGGCATCTACGTCTCATCCAGCCCTTCCATTGCCTCGAGTGTAGATGAAGGCTCCACCGTCACGGTTCATTTCTCCTCCGGCGTCGGGACAATTCAGATTCCTAATGTCGCTAACGGTGTGTACACCCAGGAGCAGGCCAAGAAAGTGCTCGAAGAAGCCGGCCTCAAAGTCGGTCGCGTTGACACGACGGACGCTCCCGGCCTGGCAAAGGACATCGTCTCCTCCACCACACCAAAAGCCGGCACATCCGTTAACCGCGGCAGTACAGTCAATCTGGTGGTAGCCACTGGAGATGTCATCCTGAAGGACGTGCGGGGAATGAATATCAAGGAAGCCGAGCGAGTACTCACTGAGGAGTTGCGCATTCAGTCGATTTCTATCACCGAGATGGAAACATCTCAGGAGGCAGCAGGAACCGTCCTGTCGATGAATCCAGTGGCCGGTAAGGTTCCCTATAACCAGCGCGTAGAGCTCGTTATCGCAAAGGCACCGACTCCCGTGTTCACCCCCGAACCACCGCCGGAGCCGACGCCCGCACCAACAACTCCGTCTCCTACGCCATCCGTTCGGCCGTAA
- a CDS encoding class E sortase, whose amino-acid sequence MSQVKSATHRRQKPSIFARIIGVIGELMITAGLFIGLFIVWQVWWTDIEANREQSAQIAVLREEYVKPDDGIAQPQPGPPPEWTGPTGENETIGIMRIPAFGYEYAYTIKNGTSLTKILDKGSFGRYVDTAFPGQVGNFSTAAHRQTYGAPMLNVPDLKEGDAIVVETPETFLVYKIVADEIVRPNAIWTIAPDPFMAHDSLTNGTPITEPTRRLLTITTCHPPFVSNERWVVHAEFDYWTKREDGLPKELVDPAKLDQATKATPQATSPAPAEGKN is encoded by the coding sequence ATGTCGCAAGTCAAGAGCGCTACACATAGGCGGCAGAAACCCTCCATTTTTGCTCGCATTATCGGAGTCATTGGGGAACTGATGATTACCGCAGGCTTGTTTATCGGTCTGTTTATTGTGTGGCAGGTGTGGTGGACGGACATCGAGGCGAATCGTGAGCAGTCCGCACAGATCGCCGTCCTCCGGGAGGAATACGTCAAACCCGATGACGGTATTGCCCAGCCGCAGCCGGGCCCGCCTCCGGAATGGACAGGACCTACAGGAGAAAATGAAACGATCGGTATTATGCGTATCCCAGCCTTCGGCTACGAATACGCCTACACGATCAAAAACGGAACGAGCCTCACAAAGATTCTCGATAAGGGCTCGTTTGGACGATACGTCGACACCGCCTTCCCCGGCCAGGTGGGTAACTTCTCCACCGCGGCCCACCGGCAGACCTACGGCGCCCCCATGCTCAACGTGCCAGATTTGAAGGAAGGCGACGCGATCGTCGTCGAGACGCCGGAAACCTTCCTGGTCTACAAGATCGTGGCCGATGAGATCGTGCGTCCCAATGCCATTTGGACGATCGCACCCGATCCCTTCATGGCACACGATTCTCTGACCAACGGAACCCCGATCACGGAGCCGACACGGCGTCTGCTGACGATTACCACCTGTCACCCGCCTTTTGTGTCGAACGAGCGGTGGGTCGTCCATGCAGAGTTCGATTACTGGACCAAGCGTGAAGATGGCCTGCCTAAAGAGCTCGTGGATCCGGCTAAATTGGACCAGGCCACCAAAGCCACACCACAAGCAACTTCGCCAGCACCAGCGGAAGGAAAGAACTAA
- a CDS encoding cell division protein CrgA encodes MPESKKRKKVVERRIAQQHAEENRYMTEPEKRSPKWWVPVMIGFALIGLVVIVVAYITGGRFPIPGLPNGNINLFVGIGLMLVGFLMTMGWK; translated from the coding sequence ATGCCCGAATCTAAGAAGCGCAAGAAGGTCGTTGAGCGTAGGATTGCCCAGCAGCATGCTGAGGAGAACCGATACATGACTGAGCCTGAAAAGCGCTCACCCAAGTGGTGGGTTCCGGTCATGATTGGTTTTGCCCTCATCGGTCTTGTGGTCATTGTCGTGGCCTACATTACCGGCGGCCGTTTCCCGATTCCGGGTCTTCCCAACGGAAATATCAACCTGTTCGTTGGTATCGGCCTGATGCTTGTTGGCTTCCTTATGACGATGGGCTGGAAGTAG
- a CDS encoding rhomboid family intramembrane serine protease — translation MMSDAERNFQRPDGEPTPVELQASYVRRRTTRNPVTIGLIVICGLAAIVGRVQPQVAAELSFYPPLASAQPYRFITSAFLHGGFWHLVLNMYALWLLGRSLEPVLGRWRFLVLYVVSAVAGNTAVFFLATLTGGWNIGAVGASGAIFGLFGALIVLSRRVRANMTGILVLLGLNLIFGFVMPGISWESHVGGLLAGAVLTWAWVAILDKFQNRRWRIILDAAAAIGVLSALLLLII, via the coding sequence ATGATGAGCGACGCCGAACGTAACTTCCAGCGGCCAGACGGGGAACCAACCCCTGTCGAGCTGCAGGCAAGTTACGTTCGGCGTCGGACTACTCGCAACCCGGTGACGATCGGACTCATCGTTATCTGTGGGCTCGCGGCAATTGTGGGGCGCGTCCAGCCACAAGTGGCCGCGGAATTGTCGTTCTATCCGCCGCTCGCGTCCGCCCAACCTTATCGCTTCATCACCTCGGCTTTTCTTCACGGCGGTTTTTGGCATCTCGTGCTCAATATGTATGCCCTGTGGCTATTGGGGCGCTCCCTTGAACCCGTCTTGGGTAGATGGCGGTTCCTCGTCCTCTATGTCGTGTCTGCCGTTGCGGGCAATACAGCGGTATTTTTCCTGGCGACTTTAACGGGTGGCTGGAATATTGGCGCTGTGGGTGCGTCGGGCGCGATCTTTGGCCTTTTTGGCGCCTTGATCGTGCTGTCTAGGCGCGTGCGCGCTAACATGACCGGCATCCTTGTGTTGCTCGGGCTTAATTTGATCTTTGGCTTTGTTATGCCAGGTATCTCGTGGGAGTCCCACGTGGGTGGGCTACTGGCTGGAGCGGTCTTGACGTGGGCCTGGGTCGCTATTCTCGATAAGTTTCAGAATCGGCGCTGGCGCATAATTCTCGACGCCGCGGCCGCAATTGGTGTTCTCAGCGCCCTGTTGCTGCTGATTATTTAG
- a CDS encoding peptidylprolyl isomerase, which yields MEATLHTNFGDIKIDLYPEHAPETVANFTELATGKREWINPKTGETSTDPLYDGVIFHRVIAGFMIQGGDPLGTGTGGPGYRFDDEIAPELNFTEPYMLAMANAGKQGGRGTNGSQFFITVAPTTWLQGKHTIFGKVVDPDSQMVVDKIATTKTGPMDRPLEDVIINSVTVVD from the coding sequence ATGGAAGCAACACTGCATACAAATTTTGGTGACATTAAGATCGACCTCTACCCGGAGCACGCCCCGGAGACGGTCGCAAACTTTACTGAGCTCGCTACCGGCAAGCGTGAGTGGATCAATCCTAAGACGGGCGAAACGAGCACGGATCCGTTGTACGACGGCGTCATTTTCCACCGCGTCATTGCGGGATTCATGATTCAGGGCGGCGACCCGCTCGGCACCGGAACCGGCGGGCCGGGATACCGTTTCGACGACGAGATCGCTCCCGAGCTGAATTTCACTGAGCCGTACATGCTTGCCATGGCCAATGCGGGCAAGCAGGGCGGCCGCGGCACAAACGGATCGCAGTTCTTCATCACTGTCGCCCCAACCACGTGGCTGCAGGGCAAGCACACCATCTTCGGCAAGGTCGTGGATCCGGATTCCCAAATGGTGGTGGATAAGATCGCCACCACCAAGACGGGTCCGATGGATCGCCCGCTCGAAGATGTCATCATTAACTCGGTGACGGTTGTCGACTAA
- a CDS encoding lipid II:glycine glycyltransferase FemX — protein sequence MNFFLEVIDSGTYEDFIASHSPRLFLPQTPEYVRARANRGGNMRLFGLFQKQPDASIALRGVAAVYFQPWRKFFKRALVTYGPLVDDAQDTNLIGEFARQLANCLKKDKKTLTVRINPLVPRAFYDDIEVTGENPQGSELMNALEAAGFTRIRQEFYEKPDVQIRFIYTKDLEGMSFEDALSTLAKGLRRRFRAEGRYGIDVRFVGADRFEDFLHLYELTAERNSMTDLSGSSISLYKDLMEQFGPERSILCIAYYSASRHLEQIHSERKDISARREIVAARKETKAQIRELAELDKAEEALRTQADIAREFAAKNGDEVPVNSALGFVTGDELLLLLGAMNKEYHSILRDYPVERALFKWACDHRIKVYNTFGISGIFDESAPDANILRFKQWLNGNVEEFIGSFEKILHPAIAKVAGVEV from the coding sequence ATGAATTTCTTTCTTGAAGTAATTGACAGTGGCACATACGAAGACTTCATTGCTTCTCACTCACCCCGGCTTTTCCTCCCACAAACCCCTGAATATGTGCGGGCACGCGCGAATCGTGGCGGAAACATGAGGCTTTTTGGCCTATTCCAAAAGCAACCCGACGCGAGTATAGCGTTGCGTGGAGTCGCCGCCGTATATTTCCAGCCTTGGCGTAAATTCTTCAAACGTGCGCTCGTCACATACGGGCCACTAGTTGATGACGCCCAAGATACGAACCTCATCGGTGAGTTCGCGCGCCAGCTGGCCAATTGCTTGAAGAAAGATAAGAAGACGTTGACGGTTCGGATCAACCCGCTCGTGCCTCGCGCATTCTATGACGACATAGAGGTGACCGGCGAAAATCCGCAGGGCAGTGAACTCATGAATGCGTTAGAGGCTGCCGGATTCACACGCATTCGGCAGGAGTTCTATGAAAAGCCCGATGTGCAGATCCGCTTCATCTATACAAAAGATCTAGAGGGAATGTCTTTTGAGGATGCGCTTTCGACGCTCGCAAAAGGCCTACGGCGTCGTTTTCGCGCTGAGGGACGCTATGGCATAGACGTGAGGTTCGTCGGCGCAGACCGCTTTGAGGACTTCCTCCACTTGTACGAATTGACTGCAGAGCGCAACTCGATGACGGACCTGTCTGGCTCGTCTATTTCTCTGTACAAAGATCTGATGGAACAGTTCGGGCCGGAGCGCTCAATACTGTGCATTGCCTATTACTCGGCCTCGCGACATCTCGAACAGATTCATAGCGAGCGCAAGGACATCTCTGCGCGGCGCGAGATAGTCGCGGCACGAAAGGAAACGAAAGCACAGATCCGCGAGCTCGCCGAGCTCGATAAAGCGGAGGAAGCCCTGCGCACACAAGCGGACATTGCCAGAGAGTTTGCGGCGAAAAATGGTGACGAGGTGCCAGTCAATTCCGCTCTGGGGTTCGTCACAGGCGATGAGTTGTTGCTTCTCCTCGGCGCGATGAACAAGGAATACCATTCGATTCTGCGCGATTACCCCGTGGAACGGGCTCTATTCAAGTGGGCTTGCGACCATCGCATCAAGGTCTATAACACATTCGGGATTTCCGGTATTTTCGACGAATCCGCTCCTGATGCTAACATTTTGCGATTCAAGCAGTGGCTCAACGGGAACGTCGAGGAATTCATTGGCAGTTTCGAGAAGATATTGCACCCCGCCATTGCGAAAGTAGCCGGAGTCGAGGTCTAG